Within Sporosarcina sp. PTS2304, the genomic segment AAAATGGGGACATATCCGCTAACTTCATCCAATAACGGCGTTGCTGGGAAAAGTGGTCGCCAATTTGATGGCCGTTATGATCCAAAAACAATGATGCCTTTGGAACACTCAATGATGGAGCGCCTAGCAGTTGGGCATAGAGCCGTAACGCAATCATTACGGTGACAGTCGCTGTTATTAACATAATAGAAAGAGAAAGAACGAGTTTCTTCCATTTCTTTTGGTTCGTAGATTTTATATAGTCGGTACGTTTCATCATGCATCACATCCCGTTTCATTCAGTATCTTTTGACAGTATGGGATGGATTCAAACGGATTAAACGAGAACTCATAAAAAGTTTAGTTACGGTAACGTTGAAAGTGGCGGTGGATGAAGTGTATAATGAGTGAATCTATCTAACCTAAGGCGGTGAACGAATGGAAGCGCCAAAAATGAACGTGCAGCTCCGTTCAGTTATTCAACATCCAGGTCAGTCGGCAGAAACACATGAGATGCAGGCGAGTGGAGAAGTGATTGAAAAAAAGGGACAGGCGTACTTACTGTTTGAAGAAAAGGTAGAAGGCATGCCTGTCGTCCGTACCACTGTAAAATTGCATGCAGAAGATGCATTTATTATGCGCAAAGGCGGCGTCCAAATGAGACTACCGTTCCGACCAGATGATTCGAGAATCGGCACATACGGAAATGGTCCGGCAGTTATGGACATGCTAGTCGTCACAAAAAATCTTCAGTACGAACCTGGCCGATTTGCGATAGCGTATGAATTGCACGCAGAAGGCAAACTATTAGGAAACTATCAATTAACAATAACCTACTCGGAGGTATCCCAATGAATGCAGTAGAACAAATTCAACACGAAATTAAAGAAGCATTGAAACAGGCAATAGAGAAGGCTGGGCTTGTAGCAGGAGCAGATCTTCCGGAGATCAAATTAGAATCGCCAAAAAATAAAGAAAACGGGGACTACGCAGCGAATATCGCCATGCAATTGACGAAGCTAGCGAAAAAACCGCCACGTGCCATTGCAGAAGCTATTTTAGAACATTTGGATAAAACGGACACAGCAATTGAGACGATTGAAATCGCAGGACCTGGCTTCTTGAACATTCGGGTGAAATCAGATAGTTTGGCAGATGTCGTCAAATCTATTCTGACGCAAGGGGAAAACTACGGCCGTTCAGAAAGCGGTCAACATCAAAAGATTCAAGTGGAGTTCGTTTCGGCAAATCCAACGGGCGACTTACACTTAGGACATGCGCGCGGAGCATCACTCGGAGATTCATTATGCAATATTCTTGATAAAGCGGGCTACGATGTGTCGCGTGAATATTATATTAATGACGCTGGCAATCAAATTAATAATTTGGCTCGTTCTATAGAAGTTCGGTATTTCGAAGCGCTTGGCCTTGAAAAGGAAATGCCGGAAGACGGTTATCGCGGGTCGGACATCATCACGATAGGTAAAAACTTGGTAGAACAATACGGAGATAAATATGTCAACGTCACCGAAGAAGAACGTCTCGCATTCTTCCGCGCGCACGGCCTGCAAATCGAATTGGACAAGTTAAAACATGACTTGGCGAACTTCCGTGTCCATTTCGACAACTGGTTCTCTGAAACATCGTTATACAACAACGGGAAAATTGAAGTCGCACTAAATAAATTGCGTGAAAACGGTCATGTCTTTGAGGAGGGTGGAGCTACTTGGTTCCGTTCGACAACATTTGGAGATGACAAAGACCGTGTTTTGATTAAACAAGACGGCTCGTTCACATACTTAACACCAGATATTGCCTACCATGAAGATAAACTTGCCCGTGGATTCGACAAGTTGATCAACATCTGGGGAGCAGACCATCACGGCTATATTCCGCGGATGAAAGCGGCAATCCAAGCACTTGGCTACGACCGCGACACATTGGAAGTAGAAGTGGCCCAAATGGTTCAGCTCTACAAAGATGGAGAAAAATTCAAAATGAGTAAGCGTACAGGAAAAGCAGTTACGTTGCGCGAGCTAGTGGAAGAAGTCGGCCTAGACGCTGTACGTTATTTCTTCGCGATGCGTTCAGGTGATGCGCAAATGGATTTCGATCTAGATCTAGCCGTGTCCAAGTCAAATGAAAACCCGGTATACTATGCACAGTACGCCCATGCACGTATTTGTTCAATCTTGCGTCAGGCAGAAGAACAAAATATGCACGCATCGACAGACAATCTTACATTATTGCAAGACGAGAAAGAATTGGAGTTATTGAAGAAACTAGGGGACTTCCCAAGACTCGTGAGCGACGCAGCTCGTTTACGCGCACCGCACCGCGTGACAACGTACATTCAAGAGCTGGCTGCATCGTTCCATAGTTTCTACAATGCAAATAAAGTTCTTGATCCAGAAAATAATGAACTATCCGAAGCGCGCTTAGCATTAATCACAGCTACTCGCACAACAATCGCCAACGCGTTGAAACTAGTCGGAGTAGAAGCACCAGAGCGTATGTAGTCAAAAAAGCCAAGCATGGATTTGCTTGGCTTTTTTGTTTTTTGCATGGAGATAGGGGAGGACAAAGTTGCAGCTCCGCTCATAGAGTACGTGTGTCCGCTCATAGCCTCCCCGTTCGCGCTCATAGCCGACGTCATTCCGCTCATAGCCTCCCCGTTCGCGCTCATAGCCGACGTCATTCCGCTCATAGCCTCCCCGTTCGCGCTCATAGCCGACGTTATTCCGCTCATAGCCTCCCCGTTCGCGCTCATAGCCGACGTTATTCCGCTCATAGCCTCCCCGTCCGCGCTCATAGCCGACGTCATTCTGCTCATAGCCACCTCATCCGCGCTCATAACCAAAACCCATCATCCCCCAAAAAACACATAAGTCACGCCCTACTCTGTACAACCAATCAATCTGTAGTATAATAAAACACAATTACGAATTATATTTATTCCGAAAGGTTCTCTCGTTCAAAGGGAGATGAAAAGGGAAATCGGTTGAAGCCGATGCGGTCCCGCCACTGTAAGTGCATGACGCACGAGCCAGGTACCTGCCTATATCGGAAATAGAGTTCCGCAGCAACCTACGAGGATAGGTAACGTGGAGGAAATCTGTCATGGATTTCGTCCTGCCGAGTCCTTCGAAATGTTCGAAGGGTTTTTTCGTATGTGTAGCAAAAACGTAATAGATGATAAGCAAAGGGAGGACAAAACATGAAGAAAATGTGGCAACTGTTGCTGACGGCTATGCTGGCGGTAGTACTGCTGGCAGCATGTAGCAGCGAACCAAAGAAAGAAGAGGCACCAGATTCTGAAAAGACGACGGAAGAAGTGACGACAGATGAGGTAACGAACACGAGTTATCCATACACACTCACGGATGCGGCAGGAGAAGAAGTGACGTTCGAAAAAGTACCGGAATCAGTCATTTCCCTACTTCCTAGTAACACAGAAACATTGTTTGCTATTGATGCGGGAAATCGAGTGATCGCAGTTACTGAAAATGACGACTATCCGGAGCAAGTAGCGGATCTTGATACAGTTGGAGATTACACGGTCAATGTGGAGAAAGTCATTTCATTGCAACCTGAGGTAGTGTTTGCACATGAAATGATGCTTGGCTCTAGCGAAGAAGGGCTCAATCAAATTCGTAACGCAGGGATCCCTGTCGTAGTCGTGCCGAACGCAGGAACATTTGAAGAAACATATGACACCATTCAAATGATAGGCGAAGTGATGGATAAGAACAAAGAGGCGGCAGAAGTAGTGGCAGGCATGCAAGAAAAAGTCGCTGACATAAAAGAAAAAGCAAAGGCCATTACAGAGAAGAAACGCGTATTCGTTGAAAACTCGGATGAGCCTGAAATTTATGCACCGGGAAAGAATACATTCCCACAGCAATATTTAGAGATGATTAACGCAGAAAACATCGTGACAGAAGATGGCTGGGTCATGATTAGTCCCGAAACAATTGTCAATGAAAGCCCAGATGTGATCGTTGTCATGTATAGCTACGTACCGGATATCGTGGAAAAGATTAAAACGCGTGACGGTTTCGATACAGTGACTGCGGTAAAAGAAGATCAAATTGTACAAGTAGATGAAAACATTACAAGCCGGACCGGTCCCCGTTTAGCGGAAGGATTAGAAGCTTTTGCGAAGGCGGTATATCCAGAGGTCTTTGGTGAATAAAACATGGCTCGCCTACGCTGTGTCGATTGCCACACTGCTCGTGGCAATTTGGCTCGGTGTATCGATCGGTGCAGTGAAAATACCGATAGAGACGCTATGGAGTAACGATGACGCCACTGCCAGCAATATTTTGTGGAAAATTCGTATGCCGCGTGTGTTGCTTGCAGGAATAGTGGGGGCGTCACTTGCGATATCGGGAGCTGCATTTCAAGGCTTACTGAAAAATCCATTAGCAGATCCTTATACCCTCGGAGTGTCATCCGGTGCCTCTGTGGGCGCTGTGATCACACTCTTTTTTACTATTTCTTT encodes:
- a CDS encoding DUF1934 domain-containing protein — its product is MEAPKMNVQLRSVIQHPGQSAETHEMQASGEVIEKKGQAYLLFEEKVEGMPVVRTTVKLHAEDAFIMRKGGVQMRLPFRPDDSRIGTYGNGPAVMDMLVVTKNLQYEPGRFAIAYELHAEGKLLGNYQLTITYSEVSQ
- the argS gene encoding arginine--tRNA ligase; this translates as MNAVEQIQHEIKEALKQAIEKAGLVAGADLPEIKLESPKNKENGDYAANIAMQLTKLAKKPPRAIAEAILEHLDKTDTAIETIEIAGPGFLNIRVKSDSLADVVKSILTQGENYGRSESGQHQKIQVEFVSANPTGDLHLGHARGASLGDSLCNILDKAGYDVSREYYINDAGNQINNLARSIEVRYFEALGLEKEMPEDGYRGSDIITIGKNLVEQYGDKYVNVTEEERLAFFRAHGLQIELDKLKHDLANFRVHFDNWFSETSLYNNGKIEVALNKLRENGHVFEEGGATWFRSTTFGDDKDRVLIKQDGSFTYLTPDIAYHEDKLARGFDKLINIWGADHHGYIPRMKAAIQALGYDRDTLEVEVAQMVQLYKDGEKFKMSKRTGKAVTLRELVEEVGLDAVRYFFAMRSGDAQMDFDLDLAVSKSNENPVYYAQYAHARICSILRQAEEQNMHASTDNLTLLQDEKELELLKKLGDFPRLVSDAARLRAPHRVTTYIQELAASFHSFYNANKVLDPENNELSEARLALITATRTTIANALKLVGVEAPERM
- a CDS encoding ABC transporter substrate-binding protein, which codes for MKKMWQLLLTAMLAVVLLAACSSEPKKEEAPDSEKTTEEVTTDEVTNTSYPYTLTDAAGEEVTFEKVPESVISLLPSNTETLFAIDAGNRVIAVTENDDYPEQVADLDTVGDYTVNVEKVISLQPEVVFAHEMMLGSSEEGLNQIRNAGIPVVVVPNAGTFEETYDTIQMIGEVMDKNKEAAEVVAGMQEKVADIKEKAKAITEKKRVFVENSDEPEIYAPGKNTFPQQYLEMINAENIVTEDGWVMISPETIVNESPDVIVVMYSYVPDIVEKIKTRDGFDTVTAVKEDQIVQVDENITSRTGPRLAEGLEAFAKAVYPEVFGE